The Methanocella arvoryzae MRE50 genome includes a region encoding these proteins:
- a CDS encoding DUF473 domain-containing protein, with product MKIAAITGLTQESLQDLRRRRIRTFEIRSAHNLQAFSEIGPGDKVFLTDVALPDLVPGLCGCIAMVKGVDIRMHRMTYTTQSNIEERETLSGRIQLILHSTGKVRDVYPVEVYKPIYVDAIEVAMCEAR from the coding sequence ATGAAGATCGCAGCAATTACTGGTCTTACACAGGAATCTCTTCAGGATCTCAGGCGCAGGCGCATCAGAACCTTCGAGATCCGCAGCGCTCATAATCTCCAGGCATTCTCTGAGATCGGCCCCGGAGATAAAGTATTCCTGACAGATGTGGCGCTGCCCGATCTCGTACCGGGGCTCTGCGGCTGTATCGCTATGGTCAAGGGAGTCGACATTCGCATGCACAGGATGACATATACCACCCAGTCTAACATAGAGGAGCGTGAGACACTGTCAGGCCGTATTCAGCTGATATTGCACTCTACTGGCAAGGTCAGGGATGTCTATCCCGTCGAAGTATATAAGCCCATATATGTAGATGCTATTGAAGTAGCAATGTGCGAAGCCAGATGA
- a CDS encoding gamma-glutamylcyclotransferase family protein yields the protein MFNTIFVYGTLRDPDVLSRLLRRVPPMKPARVEGYRKYFDHDAGYPMAIKEKGSVIEGALMTGIGSRDLSTLDDYEGVRKGLYKRITVQVLPAGSKTPVEAFMYVKGSSGDL from the coding sequence ATGTTTAATACAATATTCGTTTACGGGACACTTAGGGACCCTGACGTGCTCAGCAGATTGCTGAGAAGGGTTCCCCCGATGAAGCCTGCCAGAGTCGAAGGCTATCGCAAGTACTTTGACCATGACGCAGGCTATCCTATGGCCATAAAAGAGAAAGGCTCTGTTATAGAGGGCGCTCTGATGACGGGGATCGGCAGCCGGGACCTTAGCACGCTCGACGACTACGAGGGCGTCAGGAAAGGGCTGTACAAGCGTATTACCGTACAGGTGCTGCCAGCGGGCTCAAAAACGCCTGTAGAAGCGTTTATGTACGTTAAAGGCAGCAGCGGAGATCTTTAA
- a CDS encoding RIO1 family regulatory kinase/ATPase domain-containing protein codes for MIDHAAVYLALVPNEKKVLRGVEEGMKRHEWVPVEDIEAYAGLGRKEVEYRLNRLVDMKIVERYIQSYAGYQLKFDGYDILAIDAFVKKETFGALGEVIGVGKESVVLAAMSHKPVAVKFHREGRTSFKQVKRSRQHLVDIEIVNFSWLYAAMLAAKREFEAMKILYPAVSIPEPIDQNRHAIVMSVVKGIEMAKATLVDPEWYLDSVIEQVKKAYELGIIHSDLSEFNIMVSDEGLTIIDWPQYVKVGSKTAEEMLERDVRNVLTHFEKKYRIRRDLQSTIGYIKGKESGKQS; via the coding sequence ATGATAGATCACGCTGCGGTTTATCTGGCCCTGGTGCCCAACGAGAAAAAAGTCCTCCGGGGAGTTGAGGAGGGCATGAAAAGGCACGAGTGGGTACCGGTAGAAGACATCGAGGCTTACGCTGGCCTTGGTCGTAAGGAGGTCGAATACCGGCTGAACCGGCTGGTCGACATGAAAATCGTCGAGAGGTATATCCAGTCTTATGCTGGCTACCAGCTCAAGTTCGACGGCTACGATATACTGGCTATCGACGCTTTTGTCAAAAAGGAGACCTTTGGCGCTCTGGGAGAAGTGATCGGGGTGGGCAAGGAGTCAGTCGTTCTGGCCGCCATGAGCCACAAGCCGGTAGCAGTCAAGTTTCACAGGGAAGGCAGGACCAGCTTTAAGCAGGTGAAAAGGTCCAGGCAGCACCTCGTGGATATAGAGATCGTGAACTTCTCCTGGCTATACGCCGCGATGCTTGCAGCAAAGCGGGAGTTCGAGGCTATGAAAATCCTCTATCCTGCGGTAAGCATTCCCGAGCCCATAGACCAGAATCGCCACGCTATTGTCATGAGCGTGGTCAAAGGCATCGAGATGGCAAAGGCTACGCTGGTAGATCCCGAATGGTACCTCGACAGCGTAATAGAGCAGGTGAAGAAAGCCTACGAACTTGGCATTATCCACTCTGATCTGTCTGAGTTCAACATCATGGTCAGCGACGAAGGCCTGACGATCATCGATTGGCCTCAGTATGTGAAGGTTGGCTCGAAGACGGCAGAAGAGATGCTAGAGAGGGATGTCAGGAACGTGCTGACACACTTCGAGAAAAAGTACAGAATAAGACGAGACCTGCAGTCGACGATCGGCTACATTAAGGGAAAAGAGAGCGGCAAGCAGTCATAG
- a CDS encoding TAXI family TRAP transporter solute-binding subunit, which translates to MYNYKKIVSVLVVLSVLLLSAVSLGCTTPVKQYTIATGGVAGTYYPIGSGIAQAANNASTGYNMAIEATGASVVNCRLLSNQSVDFATIQNDVAYAAVRGERDFEASGSLTMIKGVACLYPETIQIITLNSSGIKSVSDLKGKRVVMGDRGSGSWFNALEILNAYNLTENDVQPSSVKLAQAAEMMKNDQVDAAFWTGGAPTAAISELATTNDIYIVPISGPERDALMAASPFYASQTLPAGTYRSVDHDTETVTIMAMLVAHQDIPEDDVYNLLKAMYDSSNPISSYPHAVAKQITRENALKGMSIELHPGAKKYFDEQNILP; encoded by the coding sequence ATGTATAACTATAAGAAAATAGTCTCTGTTTTAGTAGTACTGTCAGTACTGCTGCTCTCAGCGGTGTCCCTCGGGTGCACCACGCCAGTCAAGCAATACACCATCGCTACCGGCGGCGTTGCTGGTACGTATTACCCGATCGGCAGCGGGATCGCCCAGGCGGCGAACAACGCCAGCACCGGGTACAACATGGCTATTGAGGCCACCGGTGCTTCGGTCGTGAACTGCCGTCTGCTCAGCAACCAGAGTGTAGACTTCGCCACCATCCAGAACGATGTGGCATACGCCGCAGTTCGTGGCGAACGTGACTTCGAGGCTTCGGGCAGCCTTACTATGATTAAGGGTGTAGCCTGCCTCTACCCTGAGACCATCCAGATCATCACCCTTAACAGCTCCGGTATCAAGAGCGTTAGTGACCTGAAGGGCAAGCGTGTAGTCATGGGCGACCGCGGCAGCGGCTCCTGGTTCAATGCGCTGGAGATCCTGAATGCATACAACCTCACTGAGAACGATGTCCAGCCCTCGTCGGTCAAGCTCGCACAGGCAGCTGAAATGATGAAGAACGACCAGGTCGACGCAGCCTTCTGGACTGGCGGTGCACCCACTGCAGCCATCTCCGAACTGGCTACGACCAACGACATCTACATCGTGCCTATTTCCGGCCCCGAGAGAGATGCCCTGATGGCAGCCTCGCCGTTCTACGCATCACAGACGCTGCCCGCTGGCACCTACAGAAGTGTCGACCACGACACGGAGACTGTGACCATCATGGCCATGCTCGTCGCTCACCAGGACATTCCAGAAGACGATGTATACAACCTGCTGAAAGCGATGTACGACTCCAGCAACCCGATCAGCAGCTACCCCCACGCGGTCGCCAAGCAGATCACCAGGGAGAACGCGCTGAAGGGCATGTCCATTGAGCTCCACCCCGGTGCCAAGAAGTACTTCGATGAGCAGAATATTCTTCCGTAA
- a CDS encoding MFS transporter, whose protein sequence is MELKPLQLLVLTSAVFIFTFGFGIIIPIIPYYTRSVNATAFDLGLLLATFSFLQFFCGPIWGKISDHIGRKPVIIFSLLGFTLAFAMVGLSSQLWMIFIAVSIGGFFSAGIFPAVLAFVADITQPSERAKLMGLMGAVSGLGLILGPFASSLLAVYGLSAPFFAAALISFITMIGCMVLIPESITYTQIVKIRDAVKPLSMLNMIIETFRHMFTALKTGLGVFLMAMLVISFAISGFEGTFTYFLMDKIGLSSVTSFVKVFDSGIHLTGPEAMGIVFAMMGAVSVICQGLIVAKAIEMFGEEKVIIFGLLIASVGMILLLTSTDLGTALIYICIISVGSGLVFPCLNTVVSRRTDERNQGVAMGILSSYGSFGRVLGPIVGGYVYVINIAFPYALSAIVMALSAAGLFAYMLMGLWKKKNSEALDQEILVNVNN, encoded by the coding sequence ATGGAACTTAAGCCGTTGCAACTTCTGGTACTCACGTCAGCCGTTTTTATATTCACCTTCGGCTTCGGGATTATTATTCCGATCATACCCTATTATACCAGAAGCGTCAACGCTACCGCATTTGATCTGGGGCTGCTCCTCGCCACATTCTCGTTTCTCCAGTTCTTCTGCGGGCCGATCTGGGGTAAAATATCCGATCACATCGGCCGGAAACCTGTCATCATCTTCAGCCTGCTGGGCTTTACCCTCGCATTCGCAATGGTGGGCTTATCGAGCCAGCTCTGGATGATCTTTATTGCAGTCTCAATAGGAGGTTTCTTCTCTGCCGGCATTTTTCCGGCTGTACTGGCCTTCGTCGCAGATATCACTCAGCCATCCGAACGGGCAAAGCTGATGGGTCTGATGGGTGCAGTTTCTGGCCTGGGCTTAATACTTGGGCCATTCGCTTCGAGCCTTCTCGCTGTATATGGGCTATCTGCACCGTTTTTTGCGGCCGCGCTAATTTCGTTCATCACTATGATTGGCTGTATGGTACTGATACCTGAATCCATCACTTATACTCAGATAGTCAAGATAAGGGATGCAGTCAAGCCACTGTCTATGCTCAACATGATCATAGAAACGTTCAGGCACATGTTTACTGCGTTGAAAACAGGCCTGGGCGTCTTTCTGATGGCCATGCTGGTTATCAGCTTTGCAATTTCCGGATTCGAAGGGACCTTCACTTACTTCCTCATGGACAAGATCGGACTGTCCAGTGTGACCTCCTTCGTCAAAGTCTTCGATAGTGGTATTCACCTGACTGGCCCTGAGGCAATGGGGATTGTCTTCGCAATGATGGGAGCGGTAAGTGTCATTTGTCAGGGCCTGATAGTGGCGAAAGCTATTGAAATGTTCGGGGAAGAGAAAGTCATTATATTTGGTCTTTTAATCGCTTCAGTGGGGATGATCCTCCTTCTGACTTCCACAGACCTGGGTACCGCTCTGATCTATATTTGCATAATCAGCGTGGGCAGCGGCCTCGTATTCCCGTGCTTGAATACTGTGGTCTCCCGACGCACTGACGAGCGAAACCAGGGGGTAGCCATGGGCATACTGAGCTCATACGGAAGCTTCGGGCGGGTGCTGGGCCCAATAGTCGGGGGCTATGTTTACGTGATCAATATAGCCTTTCCCTATGCGCTATCTGCAATAGTTATGGCACTTTCAGCGGCGGGGCTTTTTGCCTATATGCTTATGGGACTCTGGAAGAAAAAGAATTCTGAAGCACTTGATCAGGAAATTTTAGTTAATGTTAATAACTAA
- a CDS encoding LysE family translocator, with protein MLDVLLTGLLIGATHAVPPGPITFEVLKRGITEGFLSAIKVDAGAVLADIIFFILIMLGLLQILNNPAWRIVVWISGCILLLFLGIRGIIRALKSGSTSHGSAAEDEPKRESSAFLTGFLICITSPFAIIWWTGVFAGSVVLSSPGMASMLWMFAGIAISVFGWYALIGASGTLGKKVLQGRMTMILSLICSVTMILFAAILFYRGYVSYF; from the coding sequence ATGCTCGACGTGCTGCTTACCGGCCTGCTCATCGGTGCCACTCACGCTGTTCCCCCGGGGCCTATCACTTTCGAAGTTTTGAAAAGAGGCATAACGGAAGGGTTCTTATCGGCGATCAAAGTGGACGCAGGTGCGGTACTGGCAGACATCATCTTTTTCATCCTTATCATGCTCGGCCTGTTGCAGATTTTGAATAATCCGGCATGGAGGATTGTAGTATGGATAAGCGGGTGTATTCTACTGCTTTTCCTGGGAATCAGGGGGATTATCAGGGCTCTTAAATCCGGTAGCACAAGCCATGGCAGCGCAGCTGAAGATGAACCTAAAAGGGAGAGCTCCGCCTTCCTGACGGGCTTTTTAATATGCATCACAAGCCCGTTTGCCATCATCTGGTGGACCGGAGTCTTCGCAGGGTCTGTAGTTCTCTCAAGCCCGGGAATGGCTTCTATGCTCTGGATGTTCGCAGGTATTGCGATTTCAGTTTTCGGCTGGTATGCCCTGATAGGTGCTTCGGGCACATTGGGTAAAAAAGTACTGCAGGGCAGAATGACGATGATACTCTCATTGATCTGTTCTGTTACGATGATCCTGTTCGCAGCAATATTATTCTACCGCGGGTACGTATCGTATTTTTAG
- a CDS encoding DUF5611 family protein — protein MSEYKFKRGFKPETERIKNVLEEVFQVEPQNDGDKLVIQYGAIKELKAWVENKKLFVETRSDLSVKDQDVILDTNKKFRDFLEEATGYTAKERLKMAKKEVSGEEK, from the coding sequence ATCAGCGAATACAAGTTCAAGCGAGGCTTCAAGCCTGAGACAGAGCGGATTAAAAACGTGCTGGAGGAGGTCTTCCAGGTGGAGCCGCAGAACGACGGCGACAAGCTCGTCATCCAGTACGGTGCTATAAAAGAGCTGAAGGCCTGGGTTGAGAACAAGAAACTCTTCGTCGAGACCAGGTCGGACCTGAGCGTTAAAGATCAGGACGTCATCCTCGATACCAACAAGAAGTTCAGGGACTTTCTGGAAGAAGCCACAGGCTACACAGCGAAAGAGCGCCTGAAAATGGCGAAGAAGGAAGTTTCGGGCGAAGAGAAGTAA
- a CDS encoding TRAP transporter permease, translating into MDDLEVKYSNIRSLTRWGILLVSAIAIISSLYHLYASVYMPNYQLHLSLHLMFMIVLAFFMYPVWSKALSGKKGLDKVPIYDLILGGLSSAVCLYWVFFYNDIIYRSGMESQLDLLVGAIGIMLVLEATRRTVGPALSILAGLFIIYAYVGAYLPGILNHRGYTVERIISQLWYTDQGIFGVPLYVSAIYVIVFILFGSFLKYSGAGDFFINFAYALTGWRKGGPAKTSVLASGFFGMISGSSIANAVTVGSFTIPLMKKAGYRKEFAGAVEAASSTGGQIMPPVMGAAAFIMVEFTGIPYSDIIISALIPAIAFFTGVWIMAHLEASRVGLKSVPKSELPDWKKLLKEKGYVSISVFLLLYLILIAKVSIPYAGVFSIISIIAFSYVPDLAKLYREKKYWVLAGIGIAYVAIVAIAMYVLNLSAMMSIFYSVLPIVIVLVAYCHFTGKKLEGMDAGKFRLALEEGTKGSSGVALACATAGIISGVATLTGLGLKIAMLVSVISGGSLFIALIVTMIACIVLGMGLPTTATYIVLVTMAAPALAAMHLPSGALIPVLAIHMFVLYYGVLADVTPPVALAAYAASGIAKSNQFKTGIEAFKISMNKAMVPFAFVYSPAILLLGIDWASPLSVGSAAFDIATMFMGILCLQIALTGFWMANLSKIERAAMIIAALALIFPNVPGAIYGVAALITLYVLQKSRILAGPDGKFMDGFRKMFPN; encoded by the coding sequence TTGGACGACCTGGAGGTCAAATATTCCAATATACGCAGCCTGACGCGCTGGGGAATCCTGCTGGTATCCGCTATAGCGATCATCAGCTCGTTATACCACCTCTACGCATCAGTCTACATGCCGAACTACCAGCTACACCTGTCCCTGCACCTCATGTTCATGATTGTGCTGGCGTTCTTCATGTATCCGGTATGGTCGAAGGCACTTTCAGGGAAGAAAGGCCTTGATAAAGTGCCAATTTATGATCTGATACTGGGAGGGCTTAGCTCGGCTGTGTGCCTGTACTGGGTCTTCTTCTACAACGATATCATCTACCGGTCGGGCATGGAATCCCAGCTGGACCTGCTCGTGGGCGCAATTGGCATTATGCTGGTGCTGGAAGCCACTCGCAGGACAGTCGGCCCGGCGCTGAGCATTCTGGCCGGCTTATTTATCATATATGCATATGTTGGTGCATACCTGCCGGGCATATTGAACCACAGGGGCTACACAGTTGAGCGCATTATCTCTCAGCTATGGTATACTGACCAGGGCATCTTCGGAGTCCCGCTTTACGTGTCGGCCATCTACGTTATTGTCTTCATCCTCTTCGGATCGTTCCTCAAATATTCCGGGGCAGGCGACTTCTTCATTAACTTCGCCTACGCGCTCACAGGCTGGAGGAAAGGCGGCCCGGCCAAAACTTCGGTACTCGCATCCGGCTTCTTCGGCATGATCTCGGGCAGTTCGATCGCCAACGCTGTCACTGTAGGCTCGTTCACAATCCCGCTGATGAAGAAGGCTGGCTACAGAAAAGAGTTCGCCGGCGCAGTCGAAGCTGCATCGTCCACCGGTGGCCAGATCATGCCCCCCGTCATGGGCGCGGCTGCTTTTATCATGGTCGAGTTCACGGGCATCCCGTATAGCGATATCATCATTTCGGCATTAATTCCTGCCATCGCCTTCTTCACGGGAGTGTGGATCATGGCTCACCTCGAAGCAAGCAGGGTCGGCCTTAAGTCGGTGCCGAAATCAGAACTGCCAGACTGGAAAAAGCTGCTGAAAGAAAAGGGATACGTGAGCATCTCAGTATTCCTGTTGCTCTACCTCATCCTGATCGCAAAAGTCTCGATTCCCTATGCAGGTGTCTTTAGTATAATTTCAATCATAGCGTTCAGTTACGTGCCTGATCTGGCAAAATTGTACAGGGAAAAGAAATACTGGGTCCTGGCAGGCATCGGTATAGCCTACGTCGCCATTGTGGCCATCGCTATGTACGTCCTCAACCTGTCGGCTATGATGTCGATCTTCTACAGTGTGCTGCCAATCGTCATCGTGCTGGTAGCATACTGCCACTTCACTGGCAAAAAGCTGGAGGGGATGGACGCCGGCAAGTTCAGGCTTGCCCTTGAGGAAGGTACCAAAGGCTCTTCGGGTGTAGCACTGGCCTGCGCTACTGCAGGTATCATCTCGGGTGTGGCTACCCTGACTGGCCTCGGCCTTAAGATCGCTATGCTGGTATCAGTGATCTCCGGAGGCTCGCTATTCATAGCTCTGATCGTGACCATGATAGCATGTATTGTGCTGGGCATGGGCCTGCCGACGACTGCTACGTACATCGTGCTGGTGACGATGGCAGCGCCTGCACTGGCCGCAATGCACCTGCCGTCAGGCGCATTGATTCCCGTACTGGCCATTCACATGTTCGTGCTATACTACGGTGTGCTGGCCGACGTGACTCCGCCGGTGGCACTGGCAGCATACGCTGCATCGGGCATCGCAAAGTCTAACCAGTTCAAGACAGGCATAGAAGCGTTTAAGATTTCTATGAATAAGGCAATGGTGCCGTTTGCCTTTGTGTATTCGCCCGCCATCCTGCTCCTCGGCATCGACTGGGCCAGCCCGCTGTCAGTAGGAAGTGCTGCCTTTGACATCGCTACGATGTTCATGGGTATCCTCTGCCTGCAGATAGCGCTCACAGGGTTCTGGATGGCAAACCTGTCAAAGATCGAGCGGGCAGCGATGATAATAGCAGCCCTGGCGCTCATTTTCCCCAACGTGCCGGGAGCAATTTATGGCGTTGCGGCTCTGATAACGTTGTATGTACTACAGAAGAGCAGAATACTTGCCGGCCCGGACGGCAAGTTCATGGACGGCTTCAGAAAGATGTTTCCGAACTGA
- a CDS encoding carboxypeptidase-like regulatory domain-containing protein, translated as MRFKSKLTVILLVSLLLTAILVPAIAAAQSTSTITGRVTYQGNYMDGVKVELVGGSSDTTKDGGYYTLSVVPNIAVTVRASYGTDSQTKTVMAGEAGSTVTQNFDLAPLSTASPISQALGPNTVTIVGQVKYDGNPLSGVDVNVSPVTVVTTDNSGQYQAGVPGNLNVTVSVVTAAGSDSKSVVTPASGTMVVNLNVSATGAATPTAEPTPTPEATATPVPTATETITATPAPTATAVPATPTAAPAGSELTIALAAIGILAAIGLFRRK; from the coding sequence ATGCGTTTTAAATCAAAATTGACGGTAATCCTGCTCGTATCGCTGTTACTGACTGCCATACTCGTACCGGCCATTGCTGCTGCCCAGTCAACTTCTACGATCACCGGCAGGGTAACCTACCAGGGCAACTACATGGATGGCGTAAAAGTAGAACTGGTCGGCGGAAGCTCGGACACGACGAAGGACGGCGGATACTACACGTTAAGCGTGGTTCCGAATATTGCAGTTACAGTTAGAGCATCTTATGGCACCGACAGCCAGACCAAAACGGTCATGGCAGGAGAAGCCGGCAGCACCGTAACTCAGAACTTCGACCTCGCACCGCTTTCGACTGCCAGTCCGATATCCCAGGCACTCGGCCCGAATACTGTCACGATTGTAGGCCAGGTAAAATATGACGGGAATCCCTTATCCGGCGTGGATGTTAATGTATCACCGGTGACGGTTGTTACAACCGATAACAGTGGACAATATCAGGCGGGAGTCCCCGGAAACCTAAACGTGACCGTGTCAGTGGTGACTGCTGCGGGGTCCGACTCTAAATCGGTTGTCACTCCGGCCTCAGGCACCATGGTGGTCAACTTGAATGTCTCAGCAACAGGTGCTGCAACCCCAACAGCCGAGCCCACGCCCACACCAGAAGCCACAGCTACACCCGTACCCACTGCGACTGAAACGATTACGGCAACTCCAGCCCCCACAGCAACGGCTGTGCCGGCTACCCCAACAGCAGCGCCGGCAGGCAGCGAATTAACCATTGCCCTGGCTGCAATCGGCATCCTCGCTGCCATCGGGCTGTTCAGGCGTAAATAA
- a CDS encoding DUF1850 domain-containing protein, whose amino-acid sequence MKRKLGIAAILGIAMILLLFFLPGGMSLVITDKAGHVYYTKEVTPGDTVSLGFRHSVEKVLVVDTFVVTEDCMLYLKNTTYGSMGAGLPSDKSYNITTDRHGNFTIEDIGITYDQIGFMTLDINKYYIIVSGETCQLAGVVPHEKPLILSVERDTPIKMHINRIRTLI is encoded by the coding sequence ATGAAGAGAAAACTAGGGATCGCCGCTATCCTCGGGATAGCGATGATCCTCCTACTTTTTTTCCTGCCGGGCGGCATGTCTCTGGTAATCACTGACAAAGCCGGTCACGTGTACTACACAAAAGAAGTTACTCCGGGAGATACCGTGAGCCTCGGCTTCAGGCACTCCGTAGAAAAAGTGCTGGTGGTAGATACGTTTGTAGTCACGGAGGACTGCATGCTGTACCTGAAGAACACCACATATGGCTCTATGGGCGCTGGCCTTCCTTCTGATAAGTCATATAATATTACAACTGACAGACATGGTAATTTTACCATCGAGGACATTGGCATAACGTACGATCAGATCGGTTTTATGACGCTCGATATTAACAAATATTACATCATTGTATCAGGAGAAACCTGTCAACTGGCAGGCGTTGTTCCTCATGAAAAGCCATTAATACTGAGCGTTGAGCGAGATACGCCAATTAAAATGCATATTAACAGAATTCGAACCTTAATTTAG
- a CDS encoding proteasome assembly chaperone family protein has translation MMPERAEEPFVQVIADHIESKNPIILGGFPGMGLVGNIVGQYLIEQLDMKPCGRVDSKLFPPIAILYGGLVKGPVRIYESVEKNLIVIFSDIPIDPIISREIGGGIVRWAKELQPREIISLAGLATTGEEHKVFGAATTQEGLDRIKGTLEIFEMGTITGVPGVIMNECMNHGIDGICILGETRGPSPDPRASIEVVKAMNRLYGFNVDIKLMEEQAEEIEKVLHKLSEQIGEAEARQSPKDLPMYG, from the coding sequence ATGATGCCAGAAAGGGCGGAGGAACCGTTTGTTCAGGTCATCGCTGACCACATAGAGAGTAAAAACCCGATCATCCTCGGAGGTTTCCCGGGCATGGGCCTGGTAGGGAACATCGTAGGCCAGTATTTAATAGAGCAGCTTGACATGAAACCCTGCGGCCGGGTGGACTCGAAACTGTTCCCTCCCATCGCGATCCTTTACGGGGGCCTGGTGAAAGGGCCTGTCCGAATCTACGAGAGCGTTGAAAAGAACCTCATCGTCATCTTTTCCGACATACCGATCGATCCGATAATAAGCCGGGAAATCGGCGGTGGAATCGTCCGATGGGCAAAAGAACTTCAGCCGAGGGAGATAATTTCTCTTGCAGGGCTGGCAACTACGGGGGAGGAGCACAAGGTTTTCGGCGCCGCAACCACCCAGGAAGGCCTTGACAGGATCAAAGGCACCCTCGAAATCTTTGAGATGGGCACAATCACCGGGGTGCCCGGGGTAATCATGAATGAGTGCATGAACCACGGCATCGACGGCATATGCATACTTGGCGAAACCCGGGGGCCGAGCCCTGATCCGAGGGCGAGCATCGAAGTGGTCAAAGCCATGAACCGGCTCTACGGGTTCAACGTCGATATCAAGCTTATGGAAGAGCAGGCTGAAGAGATTGAGAAGGTGCTCCACAAGCTATCTGAACAGATCGGCGAAGCAGAAGCCAGGCAGTCCCCCAAAGACCTGCCAATGTACGGGTGA
- a CDS encoding DUF2769 domain-containing protein — protein MDKFDETVQSLKDLGPEDRKSKLQTFANECKCPVCPSYTECAKNDNEGIFCLQGNSFRCIGQINGCNCPACGVKQGLGMKDMMYCMKGSEFETRYLDNLR, from the coding sequence ATGGATAAGTTTGATGAGACTGTCCAGAGCCTGAAAGATCTCGGGCCGGAAGATCGGAAATCGAAGCTGCAGACATTCGCGAATGAATGTAAATGTCCTGTCTGTCCTTCGTATACCGAATGCGCAAAGAATGATAATGAAGGCATATTTTGTCTCCAGGGCAATAGTTTCAGGTGCATCGGCCAGATCAACGGGTGTAACTGTCCTGCTTGCGGGGTGAAGCAAGGCCTGGGCATGAAAGATATGATGTACTGTATGAAAGGCTCTGAATTCGAGACCCGGTATCTGGATAACCTGCGGTAA